The DNA region AACAACCTGTCGAAGACCTTCAGGGTCGCGCAGCCTTCCGCTGCACCAGCCCGGATTACCTGCCGATCGTTGGCCCGCTCGCCGACCGCGAAGCGTTCCTCGAGGCGTACGCGGCGCTGAGCAAAGACGCCCGCCAGGTTCCGGACATTGCCTGCCCATGGCTTGATGGTCTGTACGTCAACAGCGGCCACGGTTCGCGTGGCCTGATCACCGCACCGCTGTCGGCGGAACTGCTCGCCGCCTGGCTTGAAAATGAACCCCTGCCGCTACCGCGAAGTGTCGCCGAAGCCTGCCATCCAAACCGCTTTGCCTTGCGCCGATTGATCCGCGGCAAGTGAGCCTGACCCGGGGCACCGCAACGCTGCCCCGTCGGTCTGACTCTGTCACTTATAACTTATCGTTCTAAAACTCCCACAACCGCACCGGGTCAGTTTCTGAGTACCGGCCATGTCGGCCGCTGAAGAAACACCCTCCCCAACGGAAAAACCGGTAAGGATTTTATGTGCGGATTAGCTGGCGAGTTACGTTTTGATCAACAACCTGCAGACCTTGCAGCCATCGAGCGAATCACCCATCACCTGGCGCCTCGCGGCCCCGACGCGTGGGGCTTTCATGCCCAAGGGCCGATTGCCCTGGGCCATCGTCGCCTGAAAATCATGGACCTGTCGGACGGTTCGGCGCAGCCGATGATCGACAGCCAACTGGGCCTGTCGCTGGCCTTCAACGGCGCGATCTACAACTTCCCGGAATTGCGCGCCGAACTCGAAGCGCTGGGCTACGCCTTCTATTCCGGTGGCGACACCGAAGTGTTGCTCAAGGGCTACCACGCCTGGGGCGAAGCGCTGCTGCCGAAACTCAACGGCATGTTTGCGTTTGCCATTTGGGAGCGCGATGCCAAGCGGCTGTTCATCGCCCGCGACCGTCTCGGCGTAAAGCCGCTCTACCTGTCGCGCACTGGTCAGCGTTTGCGCTTCGCTTCCGCCCTGCCGGCGCTGCTCAAGGGTGGCGACATCAACCCGATCCTCGATCCGGTGGCGCTCAATCACTACCTGAATTTCCATGCCGTGGTTCCGGCGCCGCGCACCCTGCTGGCGGGCATTGAAAAGCTGCCGCCAGCCACCTGGATGCGCGTTGAAGCCGACGGCACAACCGAGCAGAAAACCTGGTGGACGCTGCCCTACGGCCCGCACGATGACGAGAAAAATCTGACGCTGGAAGACTGGGTCGATCGCGTCCTCGACAGCACTCGCGAGGCGGTGGCGATTCGTCAACGCGCGGCAGTCGATGTTGGCGTGCTGCTGTCCGGCGGTGTCGATTCGAGCATGCTCGTCGGCCTGTTGCGTGAAGTCGGCGTCGAGAACCTCTCGACCTTCTCCATCGGTTTTCAGGATGCCGGCGGCGAGCGCGGCGACGAGTTCCAGTATTCCGATCTGATCGCCAAGCATTACGGCACGCAGCATCACCAACTGCGCATCGACGAGAAAGAAATCATCGAGCAACTGCCCGCCGCGTTCCGTGCGATGAGCGAGCCGATGGTCAGCCACGACTGCATCGCCTTCTATTTGCTGTCGCGTGAAGTGGCCAAGCATTGCAAGGTGGTGCAGAGCGGCCAAGGCGCCGATGAGCTGTTCGCCGGTTATCACTGGTATCCGCAAGTCGATGGCGCCGCCGATCCTTACGCGGCTTATCGCAACGCGTTTTTCGATCGCAGCTACGACGACTACGCCGCCACCGTACAACCGAAGTGGCTGACTGCGAATGACGCGGCCGGCGACTTCGTCAAAGAACATTTCGCCCAGCCCGGCGCCGATGCGGCGGTGGACAAAGCCCTGCGTCTGGACAGCACGGTGATGCTGGTCGACGACCCGGTCAAACGCGTCGACAACATGACCATGGCTTGGGGCCTGGAGGCGCGTACGCCGTTTCTCGACTATCGACTGGTTGAACTGTCGGCCCGTGTGCCGGGTAAATTCAAGCTGCCCGATGGCGGTAAACAAGTCTTGAAAGAAGCCGCGCGTCGAGTGATTCCGAGCGAAGTGATCGACCGCAAGAAAGGCTACTTCCCGGTGCCTGGCCTCAAGCATTTGCAAGGCGACACGCTGAACTGGGTGCGCGAACTGCTGCTCGATCCGAGTCAGGATCGCGGCCTGTTCAACCCGGCCATGCTCGACAAACTGCTGACTGATCCGCAAGGCCAACTGACGCCGTTGCGCGGTTCGAAACTGTGGCAACTGGCGGCCCTGAACCTGTGGCTCAGTGAACAAGGAATCTGATCGATGAAACCTCACGCCACGGCCATCAACCAACGCCTGATTCGCGGCCAGACGCCGTCCTACGAACGCTTGCAGGCACGTCTGGCCGAAGACGGCAGCGCCTTGGCCGCCGACCCGATTGCGGTGCATTGCGGCTGGGGCCGGTTGTTGATCGGCCATACCTTTCCCGATCCGGCCTCGCTGGCACAGGAACTGCTCAACGAGCAACCCGGCGAGCGCGATATCGCTTTGTACGTTGCCGCGCCGCAGCAGATACTCGGGCTGGAACCGACGCAGTTGTTCCTTGATCCCTCCGACACCTTGCGCCTGTGGTTCAGCGATTACCGCCAGGCCACGCGGGTGTTTCGTGGCTTCCGGATTCGTCGCGCGCAAAGCGAGGCGGACTGGCAGGCAATCAATCAGCTGTATTCGGCACGCGGCATGTTGCCGATCGATGCCACGCTGCTGACCCCGCATCATCAGGGCGGCCCGGTGTACTGGCTGGCCGAGGACGAAGACAGCGGCGCGGTGATCGGCAGCGTCATGGGCCTGAATCATC from Pseudomonas helmanticensis includes:
- a CDS encoding N-acetylglutaminylglutamine amidotransferase, with translation MCGLAGELRFDQQPADLAAIERITHHLAPRGPDAWGFHAQGPIALGHRRLKIMDLSDGSAQPMIDSQLGLSLAFNGAIYNFPELRAELEALGYAFYSGGDTEVLLKGYHAWGEALLPKLNGMFAFAIWERDAKRLFIARDRLGVKPLYLSRTGQRLRFASALPALLKGGDINPILDPVALNHYLNFHAVVPAPRTLLAGIEKLPPATWMRVEADGTTEQKTWWTLPYGPHDDEKNLTLEDWVDRVLDSTREAVAIRQRAAVDVGVLLSGGVDSSMLVGLLREVGVENLSTFSIGFQDAGGERGDEFQYSDLIAKHYGTQHHQLRIDEKEIIEQLPAAFRAMSEPMVSHDCIAFYLLSREVAKHCKVVQSGQGADELFAGYHWYPQVDGAADPYAAYRNAFFDRSYDDYAATVQPKWLTANDAAGDFVKEHFAQPGADAAVDKALRLDSTVMLVDDPVKRVDNMTMAWGLEARTPFLDYRLVELSARVPGKFKLPDGGKQVLKEAARRVIPSEVIDRKKGYFPVPGLKHLQGDTLNWVRELLLDPSQDRGLFNPAMLDKLLTDPQGQLTPLRGSKLWQLAALNLWLSEQGI